A genomic stretch from Deltaproteobacteria bacterium HGW-Deltaproteobacteria-2 includes:
- a CDS encoding type I secretion system permease/ATPase, with translation MPEKSSTFIANNWNVPENQDIHEDPLLDCLIILTKMYGRNASKASLSAGLPLVQNRLTVELFARAANRADLSSRTLEKSLDEIGSVQLPAILLLHDRQACILVEKNTTLNEYKILLPQSGSGEKVITRDELEKLYTGNAIFVRPKYLTEKKSIANAQSGTSKHWFWGTILESWRVYRDVFLAAFLINVFGLVGIFYVLNVYDRVIPNSAYETLWVLSIGVTVIYLFAVVMRALRSYFVDEAAKKTNLKISAMLLQKVLDLKMEARPQSIGSFTKNLQEFEGIRDFITSFSITAIIDLPFTILGLFVVWWIGSYIVLVHVIAIVILIAYSYFIQAPLKRVVEKTIEASAQKNAILVEGVAGLETIKMLGAEGQIQRAWEEAVSYISKWGNKSRIISSSVQDVTYLVQNIMIVAVVVAGVYMITAGNLTSGGLIALVILSRQVIAPMAQVVNLATRYHHAKEALKTLDEIMNLPVERPAGKIFLPRKRFNGVIGVKNLTFSYPGQTTNVLNNITLEIAAGEKVGIIGPVGSGKTTLGKLMLGLYEPINGMVTMDGTDIRQIDPAELRHFLGYVPQDIILFRGTVWDNITMGAHDVDDQNVIRAAEISGVGDFVKKHPSGFDMKVEEFGRGLSGGQRQSVAISRALLLDPPVLVLDEPTSNMDNRSEIRLKGYLAKTVKEKTVVLITHRASLLDMVNRLIVIDNGSIIADGPKEFVLEAMRKGQLNF, from the coding sequence ATGCCGGAAAAAAGCTCCACCTTCATAGCCAATAATTGGAATGTTCCTGAAAATCAAGACATACATGAAGATCCTCTTCTGGATTGTTTAATCATCCTAACCAAGATGTACGGTCGAAATGCCTCAAAAGCAAGCTTGAGCGCCGGGCTACCTCTTGTCCAGAATCGACTCACAGTAGAACTGTTTGCTCGTGCTGCGAATCGAGCCGATCTTTCTTCACGGACACTCGAGAAATCTCTTGATGAGATCGGTTCTGTTCAGTTACCGGCCATATTGCTGCTTCATGATCGCCAGGCATGCATTCTGGTGGAAAAAAATACTACCCTAAATGAATACAAGATCCTTTTACCTCAAAGCGGCAGCGGGGAAAAAGTAATTACCAGGGATGAATTGGAAAAACTTTACACGGGTAATGCAATTTTTGTCCGCCCCAAGTACCTGACGGAAAAAAAATCAATTGCCAACGCACAGTCCGGTACATCGAAACACTGGTTTTGGGGAACCATTTTAGAATCATGGCGCGTTTATCGGGATGTATTCCTGGCCGCCTTCCTCATAAATGTATTTGGTCTGGTGGGCATTTTTTATGTCCTGAATGTCTATGACCGGGTAATTCCAAACAGTGCTTATGAAACTCTATGGGTCCTATCCATTGGGGTGACAGTAATCTACCTTTTTGCGGTTGTAATGCGCGCCCTGCGGAGCTATTTCGTTGATGAAGCGGCAAAGAAGACCAATCTGAAAATCTCTGCGATGCTGCTTCAGAAAGTTCTCGACCTGAAAATGGAAGCACGTCCGCAATCCATAGGTTCATTTACTAAAAACCTGCAGGAATTTGAAGGTATCCGCGACTTCATTACATCATTTTCGATCACCGCGATCATCGACCTGCCCTTCACTATCCTGGGTCTGTTCGTTGTCTGGTGGATAGGTAGTTATATTGTTCTGGTTCACGTTATAGCGATCGTTATATTGATCGCTTATTCTTATTTCATTCAAGCTCCGCTTAAACGGGTTGTCGAAAAAACAATAGAAGCCTCAGCGCAGAAAAATGCAATTCTCGTTGAGGGTGTCGCCGGCCTCGAAACGATAAAAATGCTGGGCGCTGAAGGTCAGATTCAAAGGGCGTGGGAAGAAGCTGTCAGCTACATTTCGAAATGGGGTAACAAATCGCGCATAATTTCGTCTTCCGTTCAGGATGTTACGTATTTAGTGCAGAATATCATGATAGTGGCTGTTGTCGTTGCCGGTGTCTACATGATCACTGCAGGCAATCTTACTTCAGGCGGCCTTATAGCTTTAGTCATCCTCTCCAGGCAGGTGATCGCCCCCATGGCGCAGGTTGTAAATCTCGCAACGCGATATCATCATGCTAAAGAAGCTTTGAAAACACTAGATGAAATCATGAACCTTCCTGTCGAGAGACCTGCCGGCAAAATATTTTTACCGAGGAAACGTTTTAACGGTGTCATCGGCGTGAAGAACCTCACATTTTCCTACCCCGGTCAGACCACAAATGTCCTTAACAACATTACTCTGGAAATTGCCGCGGGAGAGAAAGTTGGTATTATCGGACCTGTGGGTTCAGGTAAAACCACTCTGGGTAAACTGATGCTTGGTTTATATGAACCTATAAACGGCATGGTAACTATGGACGGCACCGACATACGGCAGATCGATCCGGCGGAATTGCGCCACTTTCTGGGTTATGTTCCCCAAGACATCATCCTTTTCCGAGGAACCGTGTGGGATAATATCACGATGGGTGCACATGATGTTGACGACCAGAATGTCATCCGTGCGGCAGAAATATCCGGTGTGGGTGATTTCGTAAAAAAACATCCCTCCGGATTCGACATGAAAGTTGAGGAATTCGGCCGTGGACTTTCCGGCGGTCAGCGACAGAGCGTGGCCATTTCTCGCGCCCTTTTGCTCGATCCGCCCGTATTGGTGCTTGATGAGCCAACAAGTAATATGGATAACCGGTCGGAAATCAGGCTAAAAGGCTACCTTGCGAAGACCGTGAAAGAAAAAACAGTCGTATTGATTACGCATCGGGCATCGCTTCTGGATATGGTAAATCGCCTGATAGTTATAGATAATGGATCTATTATTGCTGACGGCCCGAAAGAATTCGTCCTGGAGGCAATGAGAAAAGGACAGCTCAATTTTTAG